AGACGTCAAGACCGGCGGCCGCTATCGGACCGTTTTGAAGACAATGAACAAGGGCCGTTTCATCTAAGATGGCTCCACGGGAAGTATTGATTAAGATCGAACCTTCTTTAAACAATTGAAATGTCTCCGCACTCAGTAATCCGGTGGATTCCGGAGAGAGACGAAGATGTACGCTTATGATATCGCTTGTTTTTAAAAGCTCTTCCAAGGGGAGTCTTGGAAAATTCTGATTTGTAGAAGGCGAATTGGTCGGTCGTTCCCAAGAAACTACATCCATTTGAAACGCGGACTTTGCAATCTCAGCAACTTTAGAACCGTGTCGCCCTAAACCTAATATTCCCAATCGTCTATTGCTCAAGGTTCTTCCAAGAAGTTTTGGCCATCCGCCGCTTTTCATTTCTACCTGAGCCTGCGGTATCAGATGGACTAAGCTTAACATTATCGCGACCGTCAATTCCGGTACGGATAAGATGGGAGCTTTTGCTCTTCTACCAAGCGCAATCTTGATTCCTCTTTCCGAAGCTGCCTCTTGATCGATATGATACGCATGTCCCCCTGTTTGGAGAACCAATTTCAGATTGGGTAATAAATCGAAATTTTTTGCGGTAAGAGGTGTACGTTCACGAATTGCCATAAGAAAAATAACATCTTTCAGTTCTTCCTCAGACATCTCTTCTAACGGTTTCGTTATATATTTGATATGAACGGATTCTGAGATCTTATTCCAAGCGGAGGACTCTGCGATCTTTCCTTCCCAATCGTCTAACACTAACATCAACGGTTTCATAATATACAATCTGCATACGCATTCGGAAGGAACAAGTTTAATCCGACCTAGCGGAAAATATAAAGAATCAAGTTAGGATTTAGTTAAAAATTCGTATTGCATATTCT
This is a stretch of genomic DNA from Leptospira tipperaryensis. It encodes these proteins:
- a CDS encoding NAD(P)-dependent oxidoreductase, translating into MKPLMLVLDDWEGKIAESSAWNKISESVHIKYITKPLEEMSEEELKDVIFLMAIRERTPLTAKNFDLLPNLKLVLQTGGHAYHIDQEAASERGIKIALGRRAKAPILSVPELTVAIMLSLVHLIPQAQVEMKSGGWPKLLGRTLSNRRLGILGLGRHGSKVAEIAKSAFQMDVVSWERPTNSPSTNQNFPRLPLEELLKTSDIISVHLRLSPESTGLLSAETFQLFKEGSILINTSRGAILDETALVHCLQNGPIAAAGLDVFEKEPLDKNSPLRRLDNVLLTPHIGWTVEEVFEEFAQIAATQVAQYLDGNLPSSELISS